The following nucleotide sequence is from Desulfovermiculus halophilus DSM 18834.
GACAGGGTCGGCATAGTGGCCGACGTGACCCAGGTGATGTACGAGTTGGACTGCAACCTGGAAGACTCGGAGATGACCCGCCTCGCGGATGAGTTTGCGGTCATCTTTCTTTTTTCCGCCCCCACCCCGGAGATTGAAGACAAGCTCACCTCGGCCTGCCGTCGGCTGGAGCTGGACAAGGGCATAGCCGCCTTTTTCCGTCCCCTGGGCAGCCCCGAACCTCAGAAAGGCACCGGCATTTTGACCACCCTGCATGTGGAAGGGGTGGATCAATGCGGGATTATTTATCATATCAGCCGGCATCTGGCTGAGAACAAGGTAAACATCATCCGGGTCCATTCCAGACAGAGCTCCTCCCCGCAAAGCGGAACAGCCATGTATACTGTGGACCTGGAGGTTGAGCTGCCGTCGCACATGAGTATGCAGGAGCTGAACAAAGGTCTTCAGCATGTGGCTGATGCTCTTCATCTGGATATCCAAACCGTATAAAGGAGTACGTTCATGAAGATTGGCTGCCCCTCAGAAATCAAGAACAATGAGTTTCGGGTAGGTCTGACTCCGGCTGCGGCCCGGGCCTATATTGAAAACGGCCACCAGGTCGTGGTCCAGAAGGGCGCCGGGCTGGGCTCAGGCATCGCCGACGAGGAGTATCAAAACGTCGGGGCCAAGCTGGAAGAATCCGCCCAGACCATTTGGGATCAGGCCGAGATGATCGTCAAGGTCAAGGAGCCTCTGCCCGATGAATACGACCTGATGCGCCCGGAGCAGATCATCTACACCTACTTTCATCTGGCTGCGGAAGAAAAGCTGACCAAGGCCTGCCTGGATAAGAAAATTATCGCCGTGGCCTATGAGACGGTCCAGGAAGACAGCGGCGCCCTGCCCCTGCTCAAGCCCATGAGCGAAGTGGCCGGCCGCATGGCCCCGCTGATGGCCGCCTTCTACATGGGCAAGCCCTTCGGCGGGCGCGGACTTCTGCCCACCGGAGTCCCCGGGGTCCTGCCGGCCAATGTGGTCATCCTCGGCGGCGGGGTGGTCGGCAGCAACGCAGCCAAGACCGCGTCCGGCTTCGGGTGCAATGTAACCATCCTGGATATCAACGTGAATACCCTGGAGCATCTGGAGAACATCCTTCCGGTCAATGTCTTCACCCAGTACAGCAACAGCCAGAATCTTGAAGACGCTTTGGCCCGGGCCGACATTGTGGTCGGAGCAGTCCTGGTTCCAGGGGCCAAGGCGCCCAAGCTCATCACCCGCGATCATTTGAAAATCATGAAGACCGGTTCCGTGCTTGTGGATGTGGCCATCGACCAGGGCGGGTGCACAGAGATGTCCAAGCCCACCACCCATGATCAGCCCACCTATGTCGTGGACGGCGTGCTCCACTACTGCGTGGCCAACATGCCCGGGGCCTATGCCCGAACCTCCACCTTTGCCCTGAACAACATGACCATCCCCTATGGGCTGCAGCTGGCCAATAAGGGCGTGGAGCAGGCCTGCAAGGACAACCACGTCCTGTGCCGGGGCCTCAACGCCTACAAGGGCACCCTGACCTGCGCCCCGGTGGGCGAGGCCTTCGGGATGCAGGATGTGTGCAGACTCCCGGAAGATGTGCTCTAGGTAGACTCATTCACCCCAAACATCCCAAGCGCCCGGGGCTGGGCTGCCCCAGTCCCGGCGCCTTGGAACCCAGGAGTTCTGGCCATGCACGATCAGCCGATCTGGGCCGAAATAGACCTGGAAGCCATCGCCCGCAACTGCCGGTATGTGCAGAGTCTCATTCCCAGTTCCTCCCGGTTCATGGCCGTGGTCAAGGGCAACGCTTACGGACACGGCAGCGTGCCGGTAGCTCAGACCGCTTTGGCCAACGGAGCCGACTGCCTGGGAGTCGCCCGACTGGAAGAAGCCCTGCGCCTCCGTCGGGCCGGAATCCAGGCCCCTGTTCTCATCTTCGGTCTTACCCCGGTCTCCTCCCTGACCACCTTGCTGGACTACGACCTGATCCCGACCATGGCCTCAGCAGAGATGGCCGAAGCCTTTTCCGATCAGGCCGACCGGCTGGGCGTTCAGCTCCCGGTGCATCTCAAGATCGATACCGGCATGGGCCGGCTGGGCATCGGGGCCGTCCCCCTTCCGGGAGAGGCCTCCGCATACCATCCCCCTGCTCTGGCTCAGGTCCAGGAGGTCTGTCGCCTGCCCGGATTACGGTTCGAGGGCGTGTACACCCATATGGCCCAGGCCGATGCCGACGATCTGACCCACGCCAAGGGCCAGATCCAGTGCTTCACCTCCCTGCTTCAGGACCTGGCCGCCGAAGGCCTGGAGTTTCCGGTCCGGCACATGGCCAACAGTGCCGGGGTTCTTCAGCTCCCCAGCTCCCATCTGGATCTGGTCCGGCCCGGCCTCATGCTGTACGGGCTCTCTCCCCGCCCTCATGACCCGGCGGTCACCGACCCCTTGCATCCGGCCATGGCCCTTAAGGCCAGGATAGCTCAGGTCAAAAAGGTTGCGCCGGGGTTTAAAATCAGTTATGGATCAACATTTACAACAGACAGAGAATCTATAATTGCCACTATTCCAGTAGGTTATGCTGACGGTTATTTCCGCATGCTCTCCAATGCAGGACACATGCTGGTCCACGGTAAACGGACCCGGATCGCCGGCCGGGTATGCATGGATCAGGCCATGCTGGATGTCAGCCATATCCCCGATGTTCAGGCCGGTGATGAAGTGGTCATCTTCGGTTCTCAAGGAACAGGCGTCCTCTCGGTGGATGAAATAGCCGAACAGTGCGCAACCATCAACTATGAGATCGTAGCCAAGCTCATGGATCGTGTTCCCAGAATCTATACCTCAAAGCGCTGGTGACGGCCGCACATATCATATTTGAACCTCTAACCGAGGAGGTGTTCGATGGACGCATTTCTCAGTGTACTCAACGCCATAAGCGGATTCGTCTGGGGTCCGTACATGCTGGTTCTGCTCGTGGGAACCGGCATCTACCTGACCCTGGGCATGCGTTTACGGAGCATTACCAAGATTGGGTACGGATTCAAGCTGTTGTTCCAAGGCCGGGACAAGGCCAAACAGGAAGGCGAGGGCGAGATCACACCCTTCCAGGCCCTGACCACCGCCCTGTCCGCAACCATCGGCACCGGGAACATCGCCGGCGTGGCCACCGCCATCTACCTGGGCGGTCCCGGAGCAGTGTTCTGGATGTGGGTCACTGCGCTCTTCGGCATGGCCACCAAGTACGGAGAGGCGGTCCTGGCAGTCCGGTATCGGGAAACCATGCCCGATGGCTCCTTTGTCGGCGGGCCCATGTACTACATCAAGAACGGATTGGGCAAGAACTGGCAGTGGCTGGGCTTTCTCTTTGCCCTGTTCGCAGCCATCGCCTGCTTCGGCATCGGGAATACGGTCCAGTCCAACTCCGTGGCCCTAGCCGTGAACCAAGCCTTCAACCTCCCGCACTGGATCACCGGTCTGGTCCTGGCCGGCCTGACCTTTGCGGTGATCATCGGCGGGATTAAGCGGATCGCCAATGTGACCGAAAAGATCGTGCCCTTCATGGCTGTGGTCTATGTCGTTGGGGCCTTGGTGGTGATCTTTGCCAATATTTCCGAACTCGGCAATGCCTTGTCCTTGATCTTCACCGACGCCTTTTCCGGCACCGCCGCCACCGGCGGATTTACCGGAGCCGGGATCGCCGCGGCCATGCGCTTTGGTGTGGCCCGGGGCGTATTTTCCAATGAGGCCGGCCTGGGATCCGCTCCCATCGCCCACGCGGCCGCCCGGACCTCCAGCCCGGTCAAACAGGGCATTGTGGCTGGACTCAGCCCGTTCATCGATACCATCGTGGTCTGCACCATGACCGCCTTGGTCATCATCATGACCGGCGCCTGGACCAGCGGAGAGACCAGCTCCGCCCTGACCGCCATGGCCTTTAACAAGGGCCTCCCCGGACCTGGGGACTTTGTGGTCGGATTCGGCCTGATCTTCTTTGCCTTCTCCACCATGCTGGCCTGGAGCTACTACGGCCAGGTCGCGGTGGAGTACATCTTCGGCTTGAAGGCAGTGACCCCCTTCCGCTATCTGTATGTCATCCTGATCTTCATCGGCGCGGTCATCAATCTGGATATCGTCTGGACCTTCTCCGACGTGATGAACGGTCTGATGATCGTTCCCAACCTGATCGCCCTGCTCGTCTTGAGCCCGGTCATCTTCAGGATAACCAAAGAGTACTACACGGGTCTGACTCGACTTTCAGGAATGAATTAGCGCGTACCACCTTACACCCTGAAATAGATTACAAAATTACTGTTGCGCCTGTAGAACCCACGCGTCTTGGATTACATAGCCCATGCCCTTTAGGATCTCGGTCTGAAACTCATTCGGGGTCTCCAAACCGAGCTCCGGTGCTTTGGCTCCTTGGTGCCAGGTGAGCACACAGTCGAAGTCGTGCATCTCTTCCATAATCACCTTGGAGGTGTACTTGTTATCGAATTTGAGCTCCAACAGGCGTA
It contains:
- a CDS encoding glycine cleavage system protein R gives rise to the protein MSTRYILTAFGRDRVGIVADVTQVMYELDCNLEDSEMTRLADEFAVIFLFSAPTPEIEDKLTSACRRLELDKGIAAFFRPLGSPEPQKGTGILTTLHVEGVDQCGIIYHISRHLAENKVNIIRVHSRQSSSPQSGTAMYTVDLEVELPSHMSMQELNKGLQHVADALHLDIQTV
- the ald gene encoding alanine dehydrogenase; the encoded protein is MKIGCPSEIKNNEFRVGLTPAAARAYIENGHQVVVQKGAGLGSGIADEEYQNVGAKLEESAQTIWDQAEMIVKVKEPLPDEYDLMRPEQIIYTYFHLAAEEKLTKACLDKKIIAVAYETVQEDSGALPLLKPMSEVAGRMAPLMAAFYMGKPFGGRGLLPTGVPGVLPANVVILGGGVVGSNAAKTASGFGCNVTILDINVNTLEHLENILPVNVFTQYSNSQNLEDALARADIVVGAVLVPGAKAPKLITRDHLKIMKTGSVLVDVAIDQGGCTEMSKPTTHDQPTYVVDGVLHYCVANMPGAYARTSTFALNNMTIPYGLQLANKGVEQACKDNHVLCRGLNAYKGTLTCAPVGEAFGMQDVCRLPEDVL
- the alr gene encoding alanine racemase; translated protein: MHDQPIWAEIDLEAIARNCRYVQSLIPSSSRFMAVVKGNAYGHGSVPVAQTALANGADCLGVARLEEALRLRRAGIQAPVLIFGLTPVSSLTTLLDYDLIPTMASAEMAEAFSDQADRLGVQLPVHLKIDTGMGRLGIGAVPLPGEASAYHPPALAQVQEVCRLPGLRFEGVYTHMAQADADDLTHAKGQIQCFTSLLQDLAAEGLEFPVRHMANSAGVLQLPSSHLDLVRPGLMLYGLSPRPHDPAVTDPLHPAMALKARIAQVKKVAPGFKISYGSTFTTDRESIIATIPVGYADGYFRMLSNAGHMLVHGKRTRIAGRVCMDQAMLDVSHIPDVQAGDEVVIFGSQGTGVLSVDEIAEQCATINYEIVAKLMDRVPRIYTSKRW
- a CDS encoding alanine/glycine:cation symporter family protein → MDAFLSVLNAISGFVWGPYMLVLLVGTGIYLTLGMRLRSITKIGYGFKLLFQGRDKAKQEGEGEITPFQALTTALSATIGTGNIAGVATAIYLGGPGAVFWMWVTALFGMATKYGEAVLAVRYRETMPDGSFVGGPMYYIKNGLGKNWQWLGFLFALFAAIACFGIGNTVQSNSVALAVNQAFNLPHWITGLVLAGLTFAVIIGGIKRIANVTEKIVPFMAVVYVVGALVVIFANISELGNALSLIFTDAFSGTAATGGFTGAGIAAAMRFGVARGVFSNEAGLGSAPIAHAAARTSSPVKQGIVAGLSPFIDTIVVCTMTALVIIMTGAWTSGETSSALTAMAFNKGLPGPGDFVVGFGLIFFAFSTMLAWSYYGQVAVEYIFGLKAVTPFRYLYVILIFIGAVINLDIVWTFSDVMNGLMIVPNLIALLVLSPVIFRITKEYYTGLTRLSGMN